CGATGACGTTCCGATCTGAGGCCAGTCAGCTAACTGACCGGAGGGGTTTCGGCCCCTCCGACAAACCAAAGGAGCACAGGTCGCAATATTCAACTTGCCCAACCGAGTTTTCCTGACGGCGAGTATCATTTCTTCGCCCCAGCGGCACGCTCCGCAATTCCCAATACGGGTACACCGCCAGGAAATTGATCCGATGAAGCCCAGTGCTCCACGACCATCCGATTTCCGATCTTGGTCCACCGCTCGATCCGATCATCATCGAACGCGAGCACCACAACGCCGTTCATTGCGTCGCGGACTTTTCCCGGGGAACGCCGCTTTGGCTCGGTGACATTCGCCGTGCCCCCCTTGACGAGGTCGCACGTTTCCACGACCCCATTCGCAAATTCGACAGTCCATTGCCCAACCCAGGCGTCATCGACCGGTTGCGCGCCTCGATTCTGCGCAACGATGGCTGCTGCGCCCCTACAGAGCGGACTTACTTTCTGTTTGGCTGCAACAAATGCCAACAGGGTTTTCACTTCGGGCAGATGGTTGTCGCGGCCGCCGGCGAACATGTCGCCGAAAAGTTCGATCCGGCCAGTCGGATACGGATCGTTGTCTCCGACGTCTTTTGGCTTTTCGTTGGCCGGATGAATCGCCACCGTCTCAAATCCCCCCGCTCCAGCGCAACTGCCGACGAGAACAGCTTTACCGGTCCCAGCAGCTTTCTGCCATTTTGGGGCCTCCTTGTCGCTTCCGCGGCCGAATTGGACGTAGCCATCGATCGGCTTACTGAACTCGGCTAGCTGTAGGGTCGGGCTCTTGGCACGGGTAAAACTGCCCCAGATTCTGATCATCGAAATCGACGACTGGTCTCGAGTCGTTTCGACCCGATCGACGACGACGTACATCACCGGGCGTCCGCCCGCGAAAGCCGAAGCCGCACCGAATGCAGCGAGAATTAAGGGGGCCAATAGGAATTTCTTCACGAGCCGATCTCCTTTTGATTTCTATCGCCTGGCGATCTAGCAAGGTCAGAGGATCGCCGATACGACATCGTGAATGGTAGCAGCGAGTGAACAACCAGAAGAATTGTTTATTGTTTCCCTCATCACCTTTATTGTTACATTCGAGTCGCACGGCGAGCGCGCTTCTTTACCGGCGATTGACTGTGCCGAGAGTTTCATACCTCGCTGGGGCGACATAAACAACCTCTGGGGCGAAGTCATTCACCGCACCTCAGAAGCCCCGTTTTAGAGCCATATTCACGGTGAATATCCCAGATCAAGGAGAGTGTCTGCTAGTCCAATTTTCTTGCGCCCTCCACCAACCCGCCTATAGTGCATCGGCACCCCAGCCGAGGCCCCACCATGTTGAACTTCGAGGCGCGCTACAACGCCAAAACCGCGAAAGCTTACTACATGACTGAACAAGCCGCGACGCCGGTGTGGTTCGGAAAGGCGGCGGAGATGGCCGGGCTCGAGGGGGAGGTTTCGCACAAGGAATTTTCGAGACTGGTGGATGGCCTGCACCCGACGACGGGCGTGAAGCTGACTCCGAGGAAGACGCAGGTGTGCCTGACGGATGTGACGCTGTCCCCGGTGAAGAGCGTGGCGATTGCGATCAGCCTGACGGGGGATCGGGAGCGGTTGATCGAGGCCGTTCAGAACGCGGCCCTCCATGCACTGTCGCTCGGTGAGCAGCACGCGGCGGTGCAGGATGCGAGCAACGGGAAGAAGTCACACATCGTCACCACCGGTAACTGGCTCGGGGTGCTCCACGCTCACGAGACGACACGGCCGGACCCGGTGACGAAACAGTCCGATCCCGGATTCCACCTGCACGCCACGCTCGGGAACAGTTCGTGGAACAACGACCGGCAGGGGTGGTTCGCCCTCAAGTCGCAGTATGCGTGGGAGCAGGCCCCGGAGATGGAGAAGGCGTTTCACGCGAAGCTCAAGGAGAACATGCACGCCCTCGGGTACAAGACGCGGTCCGCACGCCACAACGCCGGGTGGGAGCTGAAGGGCGTCACGCCGGGCATGATTAAGAAATTCTCGAACCGCTCGACGTTCCTGGATCGGCTAGGCGAGGGGCTGAGCAAGAAGAAGAAGGCCCGGCTCGCGGCAAGGGAACGGTTGCCGAAGCGTCCCGACCTGTTCGTTACCGGAGAGCAGAAGGAACGGTGGATGAGTCGGTTGACTAACTCAGAGCGGAAGGCCCTGAGTTCACTGCTGAATCCCACTCCGCCGGACTGGATGGTGCGGATGCGGCAGCTGCGGCAGGTCGCGTGGTTCAAAGCCCGCCAGCAGAACCAGGAATCGCAGCCACGGGAGAGGTACATCGCGTATGGCTGATGCACGAGAACTGGCCGGGTTCCGCCGCGCAGCCGTGGCGGACGAGAGTGGTGAAGACGGTCCTTTGTTCGCACCGGGCAAATGCCACTCACGGCAGAGCAACAAGCCGCTGAATGTGCTGCACGTCAAGGACGATGCCGGGGAGATCGGGCTCGCGGTGTACATGCAGTTGGCGAGCAGCCGGTGTTCTGCGGCTGGTGACGGCACGTCGTTCCGGCTGGTGTTTCTGTCGGATGTGAAGCTGGTGCTGGAGGTGAAGGGGCGGGAACTGCTCAGCGTTTATGATTACGTCTGCCAGGGGCGAATCAGCTACCTGCAGCCGATAGCCGGTGGAGTTGTGGAATCCATTAGCTTCGAGGAGGAATAGCCATGTTTACATTCGTGCGTGAGTTCCGCGGCAACGATGCCGAGTTGTTCGATATCCTGCTCGCTGAGGGTACCGTCCCGGATGGAGCAGAACGTTTTGGTGAGGCTGTCGACACATTCGGGTGCGGAACGGCCTATCACCTTAGCATCGGGAAGCTCGCTCTGTTTCACGCGGGTGAAGATAGAAGAGGCAAGCA
The Gemmata palustris DNA segment above includes these coding regions:
- the mobF gene encoding MobF family relaxase, producing the protein MLNFEARYNAKTAKAYYMTEQAATPVWFGKAAEMAGLEGEVSHKEFSRLVDGLHPTTGVKLTPRKTQVCLTDVTLSPVKSVAIAISLTGDRERLIEAVQNAALHALSLGEQHAAVQDASNGKKSHIVTTGNWLGVLHAHETTRPDPVTKQSDPGFHLHATLGNSSWNNDRQGWFALKSQYAWEQAPEMEKAFHAKLKENMHALGYKTRSARHNAGWELKGVTPGMIKKFSNRSTFLDRLGEGLSKKKKARLAARERLPKRPDLFVTGEQKERWMSRLTNSERKALSSLLNPTPPDWMVRMRQLRQVAWFKARQQNQESQPRERYIAYG